A part of Fusobacterium sp. DD2 genomic DNA contains:
- a CDS encoding putative RNA methyltransferase, producing MIICPVCKEELVKEGKTYRCKNNHCFDMAKQGYTNLLLSNQKHSKMPGDDKDMVMSRRGFLEKGYYKAISDGVNKIVKETAYKKELEILDIGCGEGYYTKRLKNSLEESGIKSHIVGIDISKEAVLAAAKSDKSIEWIVASATNLPISDDSLDYIICMFAKIIPEEKLRTLKKGGYLIVVSTGENHLIELKEVVYDKVRTDFYSPVKDLEMFKHCKTVNCSDKVHINTNEDLRNLFDMTPYRWRSPKEGIDRLFALDSLDITIDVNIDIFMKM from the coding sequence ATGATAATTTGTCCTGTATGTAAAGAGGAACTGGTTAAAGAGGGAAAAACTTACAGATGTAAGAACAATCACTGTTTTGATATGGCAAAACAGGGGTATACCAATCTTTTACTGTCTAATCAGAAACACAGCAAGATGCCTGGTGACGATAAAGATATGGTAATGAGCAGAAGAGGATTTTTAGAAAAAGGTTATTATAAAGCTATATCAGATGGTGTAAATAAGATAGTTAAAGAGACAGCTTACAAAAAAGAGTTGGAAATCTTAGATATTGGTTGTGGTGAAGGATACTACACTAAAAGATTAAAAAACTCTTTAGAAGAGTCAGGTATAAAATCTCATATAGTTGGAATAGATATTTCTAAAGAGGCTGTTCTTGCAGCTGCTAAAAGTGATAAAAGTATAGAATGGATTGTGGCAAGTGCTACAAATCTGCCGATTTCAGATGATTCACTTGATTATATAATCTGTATGTTTGCAAAGATAATACCTGAGGAAAAATTGAGAACATTGAAAAAAGGTGGATACCTTATTGTAGTATCAACAGGAGAAAATCACCTTATAGAGCTTAAAGAGGTTGTATATGATAAGGTGAGAACAGATTTCTATTCACCTGTTAAGGACCTGGAGATGTTTAAGCATTGTAAGACAGTTAACTGTAGTGATAAAGTCCATATAAATACCAATGAGGACCTTAGAAACCTTTTTGATATGACTCCTTATAGATGGAGAAGTCCAAAAGAGGGAATTGACAGGTTGTTTGCATTGGATAGTCTGGATATAACTATTGACGTGAATATAGATATATTTATGAAAATGTAG
- the acpS gene encoding holo-ACP synthase has translation MILGLGTDIVEISRIKKALENENFKKRVYTAEEIAEAEKKGVGKYFTYAGKFSAKEAISKAFGTGVRGFSLTDIEIVSDTLGKPYVNFKGNLIEKMSGKSVEISISHCKEYATAVAILMRGEN, from the coding sequence ATGATATTAGGATTGGGAACTGATATTGTAGAGATATCTAGAATAAAAAAAGCATTGGAAAATGAAAATTTTAAAAAGAGAGTGTATACTGCTGAAGAGATAGCAGAGGCTGAGAAAAAAGGTGTTGGAAAATATTTTACTTACGCCGGTAAATTCTCAGCTAAAGAAGCTATTTCAAAGGCTTTTGGTACAGGAGTCAGAGGATTTTCTCTAACGGATATAGAGATAGTTTCTGACACACTTGGTAAACCATATGTTAATTTTAAGGGGAACCTGATAGAGAAAATGTCAGGTAAATCTGTTGAAATTTCTATTTCGCATTGTAAAGAGTATGCTACTGCAGTAGCTATATTAATGAGAGGAGAGAATTAA
- a CDS encoding NAD(P)H-dependent oxidoreductase subunit E encodes MEKKEFYDELEKFIDGLRDKKDDVRILNFVVEKLDAIPKDVQKFIADKTGLMEISIENTINFYPKFRNKVKDKSVKEVAVCTGMNCGPSGGQDIYDALVELLEVDSEGLSKDGKIMLSKKRCFGRCAKGPNVSIDGEIYSFMTLKDVKRKLGL; translated from the coding sequence ATGGAGAAAAAGGAATTTTATGATGAATTGGAAAAATTTATTGATGGTTTGAGAGACAAAAAGGATGACGTGAGAATTTTAAACTTTGTTGTTGAAAAATTAGATGCCATTCCTAAGGATGTTCAAAAATTTATTGCTGATAAGACAGGACTTATGGAGATATCAATAGAGAACACCATAAATTTCTACCCTAAATTTAGAAATAAAGTTAAGGATAAAAGCGTAAAAGAAGTAGCAGTGTGCACAGGAATGAATTGTGGACCATCAGGAGGTCAGGATATATATGATGCCCTTGTTGAACTTTTAGAAGTCGACAGTGAAGGGTTATCAAAAGATGGAAAAATAATGCTTTCTAAGAAAAGATGCTTTGGTAGATGTGCTAAAGGGCCAAATGTATCAATAGATGGAGAGATTTACAGCTTTATGACTCTTAAAGATGTAAAAAGAAAGCTTGGATTGTAA
- a CDS encoding helix-hairpin-helix domain-containing protein, whose protein sequence is MTIFISIGVFAGELEKNSEHYDLIISTNVLEEETRYTDINTATLEELSNAGITMRQAKMILNYREKTGGFRNIQELKRIKGIGQATYAKLKEKLVVKTPAERKPLYINEATDDDMKLFGLDKKQIRKIRKYINQHGRIENNMELMKLLPESTYEKYKTIIKYDKF, encoded by the coding sequence ATGACTATTTTTATAAGTATAGGAGTTTTTGCAGGAGAGCTTGAAAAAAACAGTGAGCACTACGACCTTATAATAAGTACCAATGTACTGGAGGAAGAAACTAGATATACTGATATTAATACTGCTACTTTAGAAGAACTTTCCAATGCTGGTATTACAATGAGACAGGCAAAAATGATACTTAACTACAGAGAAAAAACTGGTGGATTTAGAAATATTCAGGAGCTTAAGAGAATAAAAGGTATTGGTCAGGCAACATATGCTAAACTTAAAGAGAAACTGGTAGTTAAAACTCCAGCTGAAAGAAAGCCTCTTTATATCAACGAAGCTACTGATGACGATATGAAACTATTTGGATTGGATAAAAAACAGATTAGAAAGATAAGAAAATATATAAATCAACATGGAAGAATTGAGAATAATATGGAACTTATGAAACTTCTTCCTGAGAGTACATATGAAAAGTATAAAACAATAATTAAATATGATAAATTTTAG
- the gltX gene encoding glutamate--tRNA ligase, producing MDKKVRTRIAPSPTGDPHVGTAYIALFNLAFANSQKGDFILRIEDTDQNRYTEGSEQMIFDAMHWLDLNYAEGPDVGGEYGPYRQSERFHLYGEYAKKLVEQGGAYYCFCSQDRLEKLRERQKAMGKAPGYDGHCRSLTPEEVQAKLDAGEPYVIRLKMPYEGETVIKDRLRGDIVFENNKIDDQVLLKADGFPTYHLANVVDDHLMGITHVIRAEEWIASTPKHIQLYKAFGWDQPEFIHMPLLRNADRTKISKRKNPVSLNWYKEQGYLKEGMINFLGLMGYSFGENKEIFTLQEFIDNFNIDKVSLGGPVFDLVKLGWVNNQHMRMKDIDELTKLAIPFFKKAGFVGETVSDHEYRALVKIVEILRESAQTLKEIAEESAVYFNDTYELPVVTEDMNKKERKSVEKLNASIEDPIGKEAIKLFIKKLEAWDKEDFTVDEAKDMLHSTMDELEAGPGKVFMPLRAVITGQARGADLFNVLYIIGKTRTLARIKEMVRKYNII from the coding sequence ATGGATAAAAAAGTAAGAACAAGAATAGCACCATCACCTACTGGGGATCCCCATGTTGGAACTGCTTATATAGCACTTTTCAACTTGGCATTTGCTAATTCACAAAAAGGAGATTTCATACTAAGAATAGAGGATACTGACCAAAACAGATATACTGAAGGATCAGAGCAGATGATATTTGACGCAATGCACTGGCTTGATTTAAACTATGCTGAAGGACCAGATGTTGGAGGAGAATATGGACCTTATAGACAATCTGAAAGATTCCATCTATATGGAGAGTATGCAAAAAAACTTGTTGAACAAGGTGGAGCTTACTACTGTTTCTGTTCACAAGATAGACTTGAAAAATTAAGAGAAAGACAAAAAGCTATGGGAAAAGCTCCTGGATATGATGGACACTGCCGTTCATTAACACCAGAAGAAGTACAAGCTAAATTAGATGCTGGAGAACCTTATGTAATAAGACTTAAGATGCCTTATGAAGGAGAAACAGTTATAAAAGATAGATTAAGAGGAGATATTGTATTTGAAAACAATAAGATAGATGACCAGGTTTTATTAAAAGCTGATGGTTTCCCTACATATCACCTTGCAAACGTTGTAGATGACCACTTAATGGGAATCACTCACGTAATAAGAGCAGAAGAATGGATTGCTTCTACTCCAAAACATATTCAATTATACAAAGCATTTGGATGGGATCAACCTGAATTTATCCACATGCCACTTTTAAGAAATGCTGACAGAACAAAAATATCTAAGAGAAAAAATCCAGTATCTCTAAACTGGTATAAAGAACAAGGATATCTAAAAGAAGGAATGATCAACTTCCTAGGACTTATGGGATATTCATTTGGAGAAAATAAAGAGATATTTACACTTCAAGAATTTATTGATAACTTTAACATAGACAAAGTATCTTTAGGAGGTCCAGTATTTGACCTTGTAAAACTTGGATGGGTAAACAACCAACATATGAGAATGAAAGATATAGATGAGTTAACTAAACTTGCTATTCCATTCTTCAAAAAAGCTGGATTTGTTGGAGAAACAGTATCTGACCACGAATACAGAGCTTTAGTTAAAATTGTTGAAATATTAAGAGAAAGTGCTCAAACTCTTAAAGAGATTGCTGAAGAATCAGCTGTATACTTCAATGATACTTATGAATTACCAGTAGTAACAGAAGACATGAACAAAAAAGAGAGAAAAAGTGTTGAAAAATTAAATGCTTCAATAGAAGATCCTATTGGAAAAGAAGCTATAAAACTTTTCATTAAAAAACTTGAAGCTTGGGATAAAGAAGATTTCACAGTAGATGAAGCAAAAGATATGTTACACTCTACTATGGATGAACTTGAAGCAGGACCAGGAAAAGTATTTATGCCACTTAGAGCAGTTATAACTGGACAAGCAAGAGGTGCTGACTTATTCAATGTACTTTACATAATTGGTAAGACAAGAACACTTGCAAGAATAAAAGAAATGGTAAGAAAATATAACATTATCTAA
- the hslO gene encoding Hsp33 family molecular chaperone HslO, which produces MGKLIRGVSKNARFFVVDSTDVVQKALDIHKCSPTAIDAFGRLLTAGIIMGSTLKGTDILTLRTDTDGQLNNMVVTADSNGGVKGYLSNPTADVPLKDNGKSDVAGLVGKGILKIIKDMGLKEPYVGLSEIKSGEIAQDIAYYYYNSEQTPTVIALGVKLKDEKTISYAGGYMVQLLPDAEDSFIDALEEKIQAIRPMTELMAGGMDIKRIAKLLYEDMHSENNDKLVEEYEILEEKDVEYSCNCSADKFHRGLITLGKEQLADIFKEKDDIEAQCHFCGKKYQFTKKDFEDILK; this is translated from the coding sequence ATGGGAAAATTAATTAGAGGTGTAAGTAAAAATGCGAGATTTTTTGTTGTAGATTCAACAGATGTCGTACAGAAAGCATTGGATATACATAAATGCAGTCCTACTGCAATAGATGCATTTGGAAGATTATTAACAGCTGGAATAATAATGGGTTCTACTTTAAAGGGAACTGATATATTAACACTTAGAACTGATACTGATGGACAGCTTAATAATATGGTAGTAACAGCAGATTCTAATGGAGGAGTAAAAGGATATCTTTCAAATCCAACTGCTGATGTTCCTTTAAAAGATAATGGTAAGTCAGATGTGGCTGGACTTGTTGGAAAAGGAATATTAAAAATTATAAAAGATATGGGACTTAAAGAACCATATGTTGGATTATCTGAAATAAAATCAGGAGAGATAGCTCAGGATATAGCTTATTACTACTATAACTCAGAGCAGACTCCAACAGTTATTGCACTTGGTGTAAAATTAAAAGATGAAAAAACAATATCATATGCAGGTGGATATATGGTACAGTTACTACCTGATGCTGAAGATTCATTTATAGATGCATTGGAAGAAAAAATTCAGGCTATAAGACCTATGACTGAGCTTATGGCTGGAGGAATGGATATTAAAAGAATAGCAAAACTTCTATATGAGGATATGCACAGTGAAAACAATGATAAACTTGTTGAAGAGTATGAGATATTAGAGGAAAAAGATGTAGAATATAGCTGTAACTGCAGTGCTGATAAATTCCACAGAGGACTTATTACTCTTGGAAAAGAGCAGTTGGCAGATATATTTAAAGAGAAAGATGACATAGAAGCACAATGCCATTTCTGTGGTAAAAAGTATCAATTTACTAAGAAGGATTTTGAAGATATCCTTAAATAG
- a CDS encoding HU family DNA-binding protein produces the protein MTKKEFVELFGKKAELKTKLEAERLTKAFLETLEDVLVKGESVAFIGFGKFEAVERAERSCINPQTGKPMKIAAKTVAKFKPGKTLTEKMNPVKEEKKPAAKGKKKAKK, from the coding sequence ATGACAAAAAAAGAATTTGTGGAATTATTTGGTAAAAAAGCTGAATTAAAAACAAAATTAGAAGCTGAAAGATTAACTAAAGCTTTTTTGGAAACTCTTGAAGATGTATTAGTAAAAGGGGAAAGTGTTGCATTTATAGGATTCGGAAAATTTGAAGCAGTAGAAAGAGCAGAAAGAAGCTGTATCAACCCTCAAACTGGAAAACCTATGAAAATTGCTGCTAAAACAGTTGCTAAATTTAAACCTGGAAAAACTCTTACTGAAAAAATGAACCCAGTTAAAGAAGAAAAGAAACCAGCAGCTAAGGGAAAGAAAAAAGCAAAAAAATAG
- a CDS encoding TatD family hydrolase: MKLIDSHAHMDNEEFDIDREELFEKIGNEMDFIVNIGYDLESSKKSVEYANKYPFVYAAIGFHPDEIGGYSDETEAELIELAKNPKVLAIGEIGLDYHWMTHPKEKQQEIFRRQLELARKVNKPIVIHSREAMEDTLNVLKEFPDVKGIFHCYPGSFETAKTLIDRFYLGIGGVLTFKNAKKLVDVVKEIPLDRLILETDCPYMTPAPFRGKRNEPTYVKYVAEKIAELKGVTYEEVARATNENTRKVYRMSEDA, from the coding sequence ATGAAACTTATAGATTCACATGCCCATATGGACAATGAGGAATTTGATATTGATAGAGAAGAACTATTTGAAAAAATAGGAAATGAGATGGACTTTATAGTAAATATAGGTTATGACTTAGAAAGCAGTAAAAAAAGTGTAGAGTATGCAAATAAATACCCTTTTGTATATGCTGCTATTGGATTTCACCCTGATGAGATAGGTGGATACTCTGATGAAACTGAGGCTGAACTTATAGAGCTTGCAAAAAATCCAAAAGTTCTTGCAATAGGAGAGATTGGACTTGATTATCACTGGATGACTCATCCTAAAGAGAAACAGCAGGAGATATTTAGAAGACAGTTGGAACTTGCAAGAAAGGTGAATAAACCTATAGTAATACACTCAAGAGAGGCTATGGAAGATACTTTAAATGTATTAAAAGAGTTTCCTGATGTAAAGGGAATATTCCACTGTTATCCAGGTTCTTTTGAAACAGCTAAAACACTGATTGACAGATTTTATCTTGGAATAGGTGGAGTCTTAACATTTAAAAATGCTAAAAAACTTGTAGATGTTGTAAAAGAGATACCTTTAGATAGACTTATACTTGAGACAGACTGCCCATATATGACACCTGCTCCATTTAGAGGAAAAAGAAATGAACCTACATATGTAAAATATGTAGCAGAAAAAATAGCTGAACTTAAAGGTGTGACATATGAAGAGGTAGCTCGTGCTACAAATGAAAATACAAGAAAAGTATATAGAATGAGTGAGGATGCATAA
- the prfB gene encoding peptide chain release factor 2 (programmed frameshift): MDILDIKREFSEYSEKMENIRGSLDLSGREKKIKELEEKTTQEGFWNDKKTSAAVIKEMNSEKEIVAAYKQIAKNLEDEEALIDFVEEGETEFQNELEGKHHLLGKEIDSFDTRLLLDGEYDSSNAIVTIHSGAGGTEACDWADMLYRMYSRWCSDKKYKTSELDFMPGDSVGIKSITFSVEGPNAYGYLKSEKGIHRLVRISPFDANKKRHTSFASVEVVPEVDESIEVNVDPGDIRIDTYRSSGAGGQHVNMTDSAVRITHFPTGIVVTCQKERSQLSNRETAMKLLKSKLVELEMKKKEEEMKKIQGEQSEIGWGNQIRSYVFQPYTLVKDHRTGVEAGNIRAVMDGDIDSFINGYLRWSKSK; this comes from the exons TTGGATATACTGGATATAAAAAGAGAATTTTCTGAATATAGCGAAAAAATGGAGAATATAAGGGGGTCTCTT GACTTATCAGGAAGAGAGAAAAAGATAAAAGAGCTTGAGGAAAAGACAACTCAGGAAGGCTTTTGGAATGATAAGAAGACAAGTGCTGCTGTAATAAAAGAGATGAACAGTGAAAAAGAGATAGTTGCTGCCTATAAGCAGATTGCTAAAAATCTTGAAGATGAAGAGGCTCTAATTGATTTTGTTGAAGAGGGAGAGACTGAGTTTCAAAATGAACTTGAAGGAAAACATCATCTTCTTGGAAAAGAGATAGATAGTTTTGATACACGTCTTCTTCTTGATGGAGAGTATGATTCAAGTAATGCAATAGTAACTATTCACTCAGGAGCTGGAGGAACAGAGGCATGTGACTGGGCCGATATGCTATATAGAATGTATTCAAGATGGTGCAGTGATAAGAAGTATAAAACAAGTGAATTGGATTTTATGCCTGGTGACAGTGTTGGAATCAAATCAATAACTTTTTCAGTAGAGGGACCAAATGCTTATGGTTACTTAAAAAGTGAAAAAGGGATACACAGACTTGTTAGAATATCACCATTTGATGCAAATAAAAAAAGACATACATCATTTGCTTCAGTGGAAGTAGTTCCAGAGGTAGATGAGAGTATTGAGGTAAATGTAGATCCAGGAGATATCAGAATAGATACATATAGATCAAGTGGTGCTGGTGGACAGCACGTAAATATGACTGACTCTGCAGTTAGAATTACACACTTTCCTACAGGGATAGTTGTTACATGTCAAAAAGAGAGATCACAGCTTAGCAACAGAGAAACTGCTATGAAACTTTTAAAGTCAAAACTTGTAGAGCTTGAAATGAAGAAAAAAGAGGAAGAGATGAAAAAAATCCAGGGAGAACAGAGTGAAATTGGATGGGGTAACCAGATAAGATCATATGTTTTCCAGCCCTATACACTTGTAAAAGACCACAGAACAGGTGTAGAGGCAGGTAATATAAGAGCTGTCATGGATGGAGATATAGACAGCTTTATAAATGGTTACCTGAGATGGAGTAAATCAAAATAA